Genomic window (Polaribacter batillariae):
CCAACTTGTAATTTTGGTTTTGTAATTTCTGTAGATTGGGGTAATTTCTGATTAGGACTAACCGTTTTTCCATTTTTATCTAAATATGGTTCATTATTTTGATAAGTTAGAATTTCTTCACCATTTACCTCATTAACAAATAACTGAATACCTTCTTCATCAACAAAAAAATTTGCATTTTTAATTTTATCAAATCCTTCCTCGTTAATTGCCCAACTATTAAAAGTGGTAGTAATGTCTCTAACCATTACCCCAAATTGCCAATTATTTCGTTCAAACTGAATTCCAGCATCAAACCCAAAACCCCACGAACTGGCAAATTCACCAATAATTCTTCGTACAATTTTAGCATTTACTCCAAACTTTACATCTTTAAAAATTAAATTTCGAGCATAGGCAATGTTAAAGGCATAATCTGCAGCAGAAAAAAGGCTAATTCTATTAAAATCGATATTTCCCTGGCTGTCAATTAATTCGGTGGTGTTTAAAATATCATCTACTCCAAAACGAATTAAAGAAATTCCAACAGCACTTTCTTTATCAATTGGCATTGCAAAAGCAGCATGATTGTAATTGGCAATGCCTGCAAAATAAGACGCATGCATTAAAGAACCTTGGTAATCTTGTATGCCAACCAAACCAGCTGGATTCCAGTAAATTGCATTTACGTTGTTCGCAGTAGCAACGACACTTTTACTCATCCCTAAAGCACTTGCATCTACACCAATATTTAAAAATTCGTTGGAATAGTTTCTAAATGCTTGTGCCTTTAAAAGTGAAGTTATCAGTAAGAAAAAGAGTAAAATTCTATTTTTCAAAAGTGCTATTTTAGTTCCACAAATATCTAAAAATACTATTAAAATAACCGTTGTTTTGTAAAGATATTGTTTAACAGAGTTCAATACGAATGTTTTCTTCTATAAATTTACCAATTCGCTTTTCGAGCCAAGTATTTTCTACGGCATTAAAAGACGACATAAAACCAACATGGCCACCATATTTGGGGATTTCTAAATAGAAATTGTTATTTTTTAATGCTTCTTTTCTTGGATAACAATCTGCCGATAAAAAAGTATCATCTGTAGCATTTATTAATAAAGTAGGTCTGTCTATTTTAGGTAAATATGGCTTAGAGCTCGCTTTTTCCCAATAATCTTCTGGATTTTTAAAACCAAAAACGGGTACTGTATATAAATATTCTAAATGCTTAAATTTTGTTGCTTTAAATAATTTGTCTTTATCTAATTGATATTCTGGAAATTTATGCGCTTTTTCTAAAATTTTGTTTTTCATGGTTTTAAAGAATATTTCTAGATACAATTTATTCTTTAACTTTTCCATTTCTATTTCTGCGGAAGCAATATCAACAGGAACAGATGTGGCAATGCCTCCTTTTATTTCTGAAGGTAAATTTTTATTGTTTTCCCCTAAATATTTCAATACTAAATTTCCGCCTAAACTAAAACCAACCAATACTATATTTTATAATTGTAGTTTTCTAAAAGGTAATTAACCACAAATGCAACATCTTCTGTTTTTCCACTATGATAGGTGGCTAGTAGCAAATTATCTTCTCCACTGCAACCTCGTAAATTAAAACAAACCGTATCTAATTTTCTTGAATTTAAGTATTTTGTTGTAGAGATCATGTATTTAGACTCAGCACTTCCTTCTAAACCATGTATTAATAAAACCAAGGTTTTAGAACCCACTAGAGAAAAATCTAAATCTATAAAATCGTTATCCCAAGTTGTAATTCTTTTTCTTTTATAACTACAAACATCTTTCATAAAAAGTGGTCTGTACATAGTATTAAAATGTCCGTTTTTAAAAGGTAAAGTAGGAGAGAAGTCCGAATTGAATATTGGCATTTACATATTGTTGATTAATTTTTTAAAAATACACAAAAAAATAGGATTTTTAGAAAACCACCAAATTATGATTTCTTATTTTAGCTTTTCAATACAGTTAAAGATGAAAAAACACATTCCTAATTTATTAACGCTGGGCAATCTTTTTTGTGGAACCATTGCGACTATTTTTGCAGTTTATGCAGATTTTAAAACCGCTGCACTATTTGTAGTTTTAGGTATCTTTTTCGATTTTTTTGATGGATTTGCAGCACGTTTATTAAACGTTTCTGGAGAATTAGGAAAACAATTAGACTCTTTAGCAGACATGGTAACCAGTGGTGTTGTTCCTGGAATAATTATGTTTAAAATGATTTATAGAAACAGTTATACATACTACGAACCTTTAAATATAGAGGTGTCTTTTTCTTTAGATGATGCTTCTGCAAACTTGTGCTTAATAGGTGTATTGCTAACTTTAGGTGCTTGTTATAGATTGGCAAAATTTAATATAGACACAAGGCAGTCAGATTCTTTTATAGGTTTGCCAACGCCAGCAATGAGCTTGTTTGTAATATCTTTACCTTTAATTCAAGAATATTCTAATATCGAATTTGTACAAAATTTAATTTCTAACAACTATTTTTTAATTGCGATTACACTATTGCTAACCTATTTGATGAATGCAGAAATTGCTTTATTTTCTTTGAAATTTAAAGAATATTCTTTTAAAAAGAATATTGTAAAATACTTATTTTTATTGATTTCTTTAGTGATGATTGTTACACTTCAATATTTATCAATTCCTTTAATTATAACACTTTATGTGATTTTATCCGTATTTAGTAATTATGGGAAAAAAGCCACAGTTTAAACCAGTTTTAAAATTTTATTGGCACAAAAAAATATTGAGAAATCTTCAGGTTTTTTTTAAGATTTAGCCCCTTATTTTATAATAATTTTCAATAATAATAAAAGAGTTTTTATTGTCTATTTTGTGTTTCATTCGACATCCATCGCCAATTGACTTTACCATACGAATATTTGCTGTTGTTAACAAACTTTGATTGACCTTGTAGTTTACCATTATTTTTTTTAGAAACTTTTAGTTCTAAAAGAGAATAATCTCCGTTTTCATAATTAAAAGTTTTACCATCGTCGTTATACAACTCGAATGTATTTTCTTTTGTTCCATAATGTCTTACCTCCAGAGATGTCTTATCTGTATTCTTTAACTTTTTTGATGATACCATAGGAATTATCCCACCATCTTTTACAAAGAGAGGAATTTGTTCTAGCTTAGTCTTAATTGTGATGGTTTTACCATTCCCCACAAAAGCACCTGTATAAAAATCGTACCAGTTGCCTTTAGGGAGCACCACTTTACGTGCTGTTTCTCCAGTAAAAACGGGTGCAACCAAAATATAGGATCCCATCATATATTGGTCGGTCACTTCCATTCTTTTTTGCTCTTCATAAGGGTTTGTTTCTCCATCTAATTTACCTCCTATTATTAACTCTTTTGCATCAAATCCACTCTCTAAGACCATAGCTCTAAAGGGTGGAATTCCTTTTTGATGATACTTGTAAAAGGCTGTGTACAGGTAAGGCAATAGATCTTTTCTAAGTTTAATGTTGTCTCGAACGATGTTAGTTACTTCAGGGAAACTCCATGGTTTTGTTTTACTTGCCCAGGCATTTAGCAGCATCATAGGAGAAAAACATACTGTTTGAAATCTTCTTACCCATTCTTCTGCAGATTTTGCACTGCGAATTTCTGGTGTCCATTGAAGTCCAGAAATAGAAGAATTTACCAAAGCTGTAACATAACCTTTATGGCCATAATAATCGCTATAAATTACAAAAGGACTACTACTTGCGCCAATGTAAGATGCTCTTACTAAACCATATGTTCTTTTGTTTTGCTTTTTAAAATGATCTCCAAAAATTTTTTGAATCATTTGTCCATATAGCTGTCGAATTTCAACGGCATCATTTCCAGAAGGAAAAGTAGCATGATCGGGCCATAACCATGAATCATAACCATCGACTTCATCGAACTTATAGCCACTAATCCCTATATCTAAATGATTTTTTTGATGATGATTTAATAGTATTTTTTGTGCTTCTGGTATCGTGTAATCAGGAACTTCACCCAGCCAAACAGTATGGCTGCCTGTATAAGGCTTTATATCTTTAAACATTGTAGAGCTCGGGGCTACATAAGGGTTTTCCCATAAGTTCACTTTTATTCCATCGTCACTAAGTGTTTTTACGAATTTCTCTGGATTTGGAAAACGAGTCGAATCCCAATCAAAAGAGCAAGGGTAAGCAAAACTTTGCCAGCCTGGTTCCAATCCAAGAACATCTATAGGAAAATTGTATTTCTTAAAATCACTAATTTCTTTTAAAACATCGTCAGCAGTACTTGTGGTGTGCATCCTATGCCAAAAACCCAAACCCCATTTTGGGGGAAGTGTACCACCACCACAAAACAGATTGTATCTTTGAACGACCTCGAGACTTGTATTACCAGTAAAAACATATATTTCTAGTCCATCTCCATGAATACTGGCTTCAATGGCATCAGAAAGAGGTTGTGCAGACCAATTTTCACCTGTTGTTCTATCTATTGGATCAGGTATTTTACTGTCTTTTCTATTGCCCACACCCACATGTATTTTTAGTCGCTTAGAAGTGTTAATTAAAACTCCATAACCTTTGCTTGAAACATAAAATGGTACTGGTGCGTGTGTATAACCTTTAACACCACCATAATGATCGACTTTTAGCGTATAAACACCACCTCTTCTATTAACACCTTCAAATTCTAAACCCAATCCGTAAATTTTTTCTAAAGGATCGAGTGGCATTCGTATAATTGCTCTTTCGGGAGTAAGCTGATAGAATGTAGATGCTTTAGCAAATGGAAAAGGTGTATCACCAAGTTCTAAAATGGATGCTGTTTTTGGTGGGTTTGAATACTCCAAAGGATTTAATCCTGAAGTTCCAAAACTGGCTTTCCAAACACCTGGCATTACTTTTTCCCATTTCATGTTATTCATTCCAGAAATAAAAGTGTTCTGGGAGTAACTATGTAAGCTACATACAATTATTACTGCAAATAAAAGCTTATGCAATAAATTGTTATTTTTTGATTTGTTCATATTTAGAGATGTTAATAATTACTAACCTTTAGACCATGGTTAGTAGGGGATTTAAAAGTAGTAAACTTTCGATTAAGCACCAAACTCTTTATATGCTTAAGTTTTTTTGTATAGGTTGTTACACAGGTTTTTTTACATCTGTAAATTCAAGTTTAGTTTCGCACCTAACGCATTGAAAATTCGCATAACTGTCTCAAAAGTTACATTTCCTGTGCTGTTTTCAAGTCTTGATATTTGAGCTTTTTTAACTCCAACTAATTCGCCTAATTGTTCTTGGGTTAGTTTTCGCTTTTTACGCGCGGTTTTTATCATATCGCCAATTAATTCGAGTTTTAACTCAAATTCATATTCATCTCTTTCCTCAGTTCCCTTTTTTCCAATTAAAAGGTCTTCTGCTTGGTCTAAAGTGTAACTTTTCATTTCTTTTTGTTTTTAAAATATTCTTTTTTGATCCTGTTAGCTTTATTAATTTCTCTCTTATCTACTTTGCTCGTTTTCTTTATAATTCCGTGAGTAGCAAAAACTAATGTCTCTCTTTTATCCTCTTTGTCCCAAAATGCTAAAAGTCGATATTGGTTTCCTGAATAGAGCGTTCTGAACTCTCATATTTCGTCAGTCAGTTTTTTAAAGAACTTTGAGTTAGATTGCTGTTCGGCACGCCTTATATTTTGAAATATTTTCTTTCGAGCTTTGAGGTTTTGTTTTTCAATAAATTGAAATGCCTCTGCAAGTAATTTTGTTTCAAATCTTTTTATCATTAAACTAAAATTAAATACATCGCAAATATATAAAAAGTTTCGTTATGTGTAAACATTTAGTAAATTTTTAAATATGTGGCAACGTCTTTGTTTATAGGGTTTTACGATTTTGTCTGTGAAGAATTTCCGAAGGAAATTTAGCAGTAAGCAAAACTGCAACCAACTTTAGTGAAGCTAAAAATAGCAATTTTTATAGAAGTTATTGGTAAGTATGTGGTTTTTTTCAAAATCAAAACTAGGAGTGAGAATTCAGCAATGCTCGAAAAACAATGCCTAAATTTAACCCGCATTATGCATTAGGAATACACAAAAGGAGGACTTAAATCATTAATTTGGGAGAATAAGCCATCCATCCAAGGTCTTTTTTTAGTGTTTAAAGCAATCTTTAAGACCTTTCTGTTAGCATGATTTACTGTCCAAGCTCCTAATGCAAAGCAATAGACTTTTAGGGTTTTTAAAGTTGCTCGATTATGATGATTTAAGGCAAAATGTCTAAACAAACTCATTAGGTTATAAGCCACCATAATGAATCTAAAGGAAGCCTCAGTTGCCCAAAAATCCTTTAAACAAAAGTTATCTAATCCAAAGTCTTCTTTGAGTTCTTTGATTCTGTTTTCACAATCAGCTCTGGTGTTGTAGATATTCCAAACTTGGTCTAGCGGTAAATCTAGATTGGTTACATAGCAACTAAAACGATAACCAGGCAGATCATCAAAAAGTAATTTTCCAGCTGCTTTTGGACGATCTTCTACTTTCTTTTTTATGACAATATAGCGCCTTGACTTACCATCTGTATGGTTAAAAATCATCTCATTAAGCTCAATTCCTTTTGTGAGTTCTATCCAATTATCCAAACCCCAAACTGCATTTTTTATATTTGGGTACATACGTGCTGCCATAATGTAATTGAGTTGTTTGCCTTCTAGATAATCTAATAAATCTTGTGTGTAAAAACCACTATCTGCACGAACTAAACCAACTCTTTTGTCCTTTAAAGCTTCATTGAAGGTTTCTTCCATAAACTCTTTACAGCTACTACTATCTGCTGTATTGCCTGGTCTTAACCAAGCATTGGCAACCATTCTGGTTTGGCTTACAAAGGCCATTAATGGGTGATGTGAGTTCCTGCCTTTTTTATTGGGATTATAACCTTTTGCGCTACCTTGTTGCTCTCCATATCTTGTAATAACTGTGCTATCAAAATCTATAGTTAAGTTGTCAACATCTAATTGCTTGAAAAACCAATGTTGCAACTTTGGAAATACTTCTGTATTGCGCT
Coding sequences:
- a CDS encoding YheT family hydrolase, whose product is MVGFSLGGNLVLKYLGENNKNLPSEIKGGIATSVPVDIASAEIEMEKLKNKLYLEIFFKTMKNKILEKAHKFPEYQLDKDKLFKATKFKHLEYLYTVPVFGFKNPEDYWEKASSKPYLPKIDRPTLLINATDDTFLSADCYPRKEALKNNNFYLEIPKYGGHVGFMSSFNAVENTWLEKRIGKFIEENIRIELC
- a CDS encoding helix-turn-helix domain-containing protein; its protein translation is MKSYTLDQAEDLLIGKKGTEERDEYEFELKLELIGDMIKTARKKRKLTQEQLGELVGVKKAQISRLENSTGNVTFETVMRIFNALGAKLNLNLQM
- a CDS encoding CDP-alcohol phosphatidyltransferase family protein — protein: MKKHIPNLLTLGNLFCGTIATIFAVYADFKTAALFVVLGIFFDFFDGFAARLLNVSGELGKQLDSLADMVTSGVVPGIIMFKMIYRNSYTYYEPLNIEVSFSLDDASANLCLIGVLLTLGACYRLAKFNIDTRQSDSFIGLPTPAMSLFVISLPLIQEYSNIEFVQNLISNNYFLIAITLLLTYLMNAEIALFSLKFKEYSFKKNIVKYLFLLISLVMIVTLQYLSIPLIITLYVILSVFSNYGKKATV
- a CDS encoding TIM-barrel domain-containing protein yields the protein MNKSKNNNLLHKLLFAVIIVCSLHSYSQNTFISGMNNMKWEKVMPGVWKASFGTSGLNPLEYSNPPKTASILELGDTPFPFAKASTFYQLTPERAIIRMPLDPLEKIYGLGLEFEGVNRRGGVYTLKVDHYGGVKGYTHAPVPFYVSSKGYGVLINTSKRLKIHVGVGNRKDSKIPDPIDRTTGENWSAQPLSDAIEASIHGDGLEIYVFTGNTSLEVVQRYNLFCGGGTLPPKWGLGFWHRMHTTSTADDVLKEISDFKKYNFPIDVLGLEPGWQSFAYPCSFDWDSTRFPNPEKFVKTLSDDGIKVNLWENPYVAPSSTMFKDIKPYTGSHTVWLGEVPDYTIPEAQKILLNHHQKNHLDIGISGYKFDEVDGYDSWLWPDHATFPSGNDAVEIRQLYGQMIQKIFGDHFKKQNKRTYGLVRASYIGASSSPFVIYSDYYGHKGYVTALVNSSISGLQWTPEIRSAKSAEEWVRRFQTVCFSPMMLLNAWASKTKPWSFPEVTNIVRDNIKLRKDLLPYLYTAFYKYHQKGIPPFRAMVLESGFDAKELIIGGKLDGETNPYEEQKRMEVTDQYMMGSYILVAPVFTGETARKVVLPKGNWYDFYTGAFVGNGKTITIKTKLEQIPLFVKDGGIIPMVSSKKLKNTDKTSLEVRHYGTKENTFELYNDDGKTFNYENGDYSLLELKVSKKNNGKLQGQSKFVNNSKYSYGKVNWRWMSNETQNRQ
- a CDS encoding IS1380 family transposase; translation: MVNLPIEYSSKKVTPFGGMSLMKRFIDQTEIREQLAQLDLPQPSSNAGYNPAHITEAFWLSIWTGASRYIHCDWLRYDSTLQDIFGWNRMPSQSTYSRFFGKFSQKRNTEVFPKLQHWFFKQLDVDNLTIDFDSTVITRYGEQQGSAKGYNPNKKGRNSHHPLMAFVSQTRMVANAWLRPGNTADSSSCKEFMEETFNEALKDKRVGLVRADSGFYTQDLLDYLEGKQLNYIMAARMYPNIKNAVWGLDNWIELTKGIELNEMIFNHTDGKSRRYIVIKKKVEDRPKAAGKLLFDDLPGYRFSCYVTNLDLPLDQVWNIYNTRADCENRIKELKEDFGLDNFCLKDFWATEASFRFIMVAYNLMSLFRHFALNHHNRATLKTLKVYCFALGAWTVNHANRKVLKIALNTKKRPWMDGLFSQINDLSPPFVYS